A stretch of DNA from Shewanella sediminis HAW-EB3:
AGCGCGTGCCCGGGCACAACGTTCCAGTGACAATGTTGCTCGCGGGCTCACGCCATATTCGAGCCATTTTGCCAGGTCATCGCTGTATCGCTCGGGTTGACGAGTCGCCATCACGATATCGACGATATATTTTTCCAGTGGCTCAGCAAGGTAGATCTCGAGTGACTCTTCGCGGGCTTCAAATATATCTTTTTGAATAATGGGTTCGACAGAAGGTGCTGCTTGTTTCAATGCTTCTTTGCGTGACATCCGCATGATTTCGAACTCGGTTTCAGCACTGGGGTAATCCAGATTTAAGTGCATTAAGAATCTGTCGAGTTGCGCCTCAGGCAGAGGGTAGGTTCCCTCATTCTCCAGTGGGTTCTGGGTTGCCATAACGAGAAACAGATCAGGTAATGGGTAACTGTTCTTGCCAACGGTAACTTGGCCTTCGCCCATGGCTTCCAGCAGTGCCGATTGTACTTTTGCCGGTGCTCGGTTGATCTCATCCGCCAGAATAAGGTTATGAAAAATTGGGCCCGCTTCAAATTCAAATGTTCCAGTTTGTGCGCGATAGATATCGGTACCCGTAAGATCGGCTGGCAATAGGTCGGGAGTAAATTGAATACGGTGAAAATCCCCTTCGACACCGTCACACAGGGCCTTGACTGCACGAGTTTTAGCTAAACCTGGTGGTCCCTCTACGAGCAGGTGTCCATCTGCAATCAAGGCTATTAGCAGGTTTTCGGTCAGGACGGGTTGTCCTAAAATGACCTTATTCAGGTATTCGCGTAACGCGTGAAATCGACTCAAAGGCATGATGCTACTCGGTTAATTTGGGTTAGTTTAGGGTCGTTTGGGTATAGACCATAGATATGGTAAAAAATTCCAATAGGGTTTGGCTAGTGCCAATTCTCATCTTTGGTGAGAATATCGCCCTTTCATTATGCTTAATCCTGCTCTCTATTGAATGTTATAGCTAATTTGTGACTGGTAATATGCATAGTTATCAATAATAAAATCAAAATTTTCTTCATTAAACATTGTTCACAAAGGGTTTTCCCGATTTATTTTGACTAAAAACCAAACAACTGTTTAAAACTTGACTATAAGAAGTTAGAATCAGATCACACTTTGATGGTCAGACCTGTTATTAGAGGTACAGTCGGACTGATTAATAGCAGGTGTCTACATAAGCAATGCGGTAAGGAAATAATATCGCCTCTCGCTAAAGTAAGCGGGACGTATAATAAGAGGGTGACAAATGAGTGATAGACAACAGGTAACGAATGCTAGAGGCGATCGTATTGCCATTGTAACGGGATTAAGAACCCCCTTTGCAAAACAAGCCACGGCATTTCATGGTGTATCGGCGTTAGATATGGGCAAGATGGTCGTTAATGAAATGCTATCTCGTTCTGAACTGGACCCAAAACAGATTGAACAATTAGTTTATGGTCAAGTGGTGCTGATGCCCGCCGCCCCTAATATTGCTCGTGAGATTGTACTTGGCACCGGGATGGATGTCGCGACTGACGCCTATAGTGTTACCCGAGCCTGTGCGACCAGTTTTCAATCGACGGTGAATGTTGCCGAGTCAATTATGACGGGGAATATTGAAATAGGGATTGCCGGTGGTGCCGATTCATCTTCAGTTGTCCCTATTGGTGTTTCTAAGAAATTGGCTCATGCCTTGATCGATCTCAATAAAGCCCGCTCATTTGGCCAAAAACTGGCTATTATCCGCCGTTTAGGCTTAAAAGATCTGTTACCCGTGCCTCCAGCCGTTGCCGAATTTTCCACGGGTCTCTCTATGGGACAAACAGCAGAGCAGATGGCAAAAACCTACAACATCAGCCGCGCCGACCAAGATGCGTTGGCTCATCGCTCACACTCGTTGGCCACTGAGACCTGGAATGCCGGTCACCTGACTGATGAGGTGATGGCGGCACATGTTCCCCCTTATAAAAGCTTTATCGATCGCGATAACAATATTCGTGAAAACTCAACGATAGAATCTTACGCCAAATTGAGACCCGCGTTCGACCGCAAGCACGGTACTGTGACTGCGGCGACCAGTACGCCACTCACCGATGGTGCATCGGCAGTACTCTTGATGAGTGAAAGCCGCGCTAAGGCATTAGGTTACGATCCTATCGGTTACATTAAAAGCTACGCATTTAGTGCCATCGATGTCTGGGAAGATATGTTAATGGGTCCATCTTACGCGACGCCATTGGCACTCAAGCGCGCCGGAATGGAACTTGAAGATCTGACGTTGATCGAAATGCATGAAGCCTTTGCTGCCCAAACACTGGCTAATATGCAGATGTTTGGCTCTAAGAAGTTTGCTGCCGAAAAGTTAGGTCGTAATCGTGCGATTGGTGAGATAGATATGAGCAAGTTTAACGTTCTGGGCGGCTCACTCGCTTATGGACACCCATTCGCGGCAACAGGAACTCGATTAATCACCCAGGTGTGTCGTGAGCTTAAACGCCGCGGTGGAGGTACCGGACTCACGACGGCCTGTGCAGCAGGCGGTTTAGGCGCAGCAATGATAGTTGAAGTGGAGTAATAGTCATGGAAAAGACCTTTAATTTAGCGCGTCGTGAAGATGGTATTGCCATACTGACAATGGATGTGCCCGGCGAAACAATGAACACCTTGCGTGCCGAGTTTGGCCCTGAAATTAACCAAGTATTAGCAGAGATAAAAGCCGACAGCAGTATCAAAGGGCTGGTACTTATCTCCGGAAAGAAAGACTCTTTCGTTGCCGGCGCCGATATCTCTATGCTGGATGCCTGTAAAACGGCCGCCGATGCTAAGCAGTTATCTCAGCAGGGACACGTTGTCTTTAATGAGCTGGAATCGTTAAAAATTCCGGTCATTGCCGCTATTAATGGCGCGTGTCTAGGTGGTGGACTCGAATTGGCATTAGCCTGTCATCAACGAGTATGTAGCTTAAACAGTAAGACCATGATGGGCGTGCCTGAGGTACAACTCGGCCTGTTACCCGGTGGTGGAGGAACGCAGAGATTACCACGATTAGTCGGGATCACCACCGCTCTGGATATGATGTTGACGGGTAAGCAACTTCGTCCCAAGCAAGCGCTTAAAATGGGATTAGTTGACGATGTGGTTCCCGAGTCTATTTTGCTTGAGACCGCGGTAGAGATGGCACTTAAGGGGAAGCGTGCCCCTAAAAAAGTGAAAAAGTCATTAGTGACCCGCCTGCTTGAGGGAACTCCGCCCGGCCGCAACATTATCTTCGACCAAGCCGGTAAGCAAGTTGAGAAGAAAACTCACGGTAACTATCCGGCCCCGGCAAAAATTATTGATTGTGTACGTCAAGGCATGGCCAAAGGGCTAACCAAAGGGTTGGAGGTTGAGGCTAACCACTTTGCCGATCTGGTCGTCTCTAAAGAATCTGAAGCGCTGCGAAGCATCTTCTTTGGTACCACTGAGATGAAGAAAGAGACTGGCGCCGGTGATGTTGAACCACGGAAAGTTCATAAGGCTATGGTGTTAGGTGGCGGGCTTATGGGAGGAGGTATCGCGTCTGTGACGACGACCAAAGCTAAAATACCCGCTCGAGTAAAGGATATTAGTGAGCAGGGGCTGAGTAACGCGCTTTCTTATGCTTATAAGCTATTAGATAAGGGCGTTAAGCGTCGTCATATGACACCGGCAGTAAGAGATAACTTAATGTCTCTGATGACGACAACGACAGAATATAAAGGCATTAAAGATGCCGATATCGTCGTTGAAGCCGTGTTTGAAGATCTGAAATTAAAGCATCAGATGGTTAAAGATGTTGAACGTGAATGTGGTGAGAATACCATTTTTGCCTCTAACACCTCCTCACTGCCTATTTCGCAGATAGCCGAGGCCGCCAGCCGTCCTGAAAATGTTATTGGCTTACACTACTTTTCTCCGGTCGAGAAGATGCCTTTGGTTGAGGTTATCGCCCATGAGAAGACCTCTGCCGAAACGATAGCCACAACCGTCGCCTTCGCCCGTAAGCAGGGGAAGACGCCTATCGTGGTTCAAGATGGGGCTGGTTTCTATGTCAACCGTATCTTGGCCCTGTATATGAATGAAGCCGCTCAACTGCTGCTGGAAGGGCAGAGTGTTGAACACTTAGATAAGGCGCTGGTTAAATTTGGTTTCCCTGTCGGACCTATGACGCTACTCGACGAAGTTGGAATCGATGTCGGGGCTAAAATTTCTCCTATCTTAGAGTCAGAGCTTGGCGAACGCTTTAAGGCTCCTGCAGCCTTCGATAAGCTGCTTGCAGACGATCGAAAAGGTCGTAAGAATGGTAAAGGTTTTTATCTTTATGGCAGCAAGGCTAAACAGAGATTTAAGAAGAAAGCGAAGCTGGTCGATGAGTCAGTCTATGCAGTGCTTGGTTTAACGCCTACATCAACGGATAGTAATAACGACTCTCAGGATGTTGCTCAGCGTTGTGTCGTGCAGATGCTTAATGAAGCCGTTCGTTGTCTGGAAGAGGGGATTATCGCCTCACCACGTGATGGTGATATTGGTGCCATCTTCGGAATCGGTTTCCCGCCGTTTCTTGGAGGCCCGTTCCATTATATCGATTCAATGGGAGCCGCTGAGCTGGTGGCAGTATTGGAAACTTATCAGGCCAAATTTGGAGATAGGTTTACACCTTGCGATCGTTTAAAAGAGATGGCTGAAAATGGACTGTCCTTTTTTGAATAAACGATAAGCTCGTTCAAAAAGAGTTTTATTAACAATGCGGCAACATGGTGCCGCATTTTTTTGTCCGGAAGGAGATGCGCTGCCTGTTTTTTGTTCGCGTTTGTTTGATGTTTCTGTACAATGCGGTTCGCATACTAAACAAGTGACTGGACCTTTTTAGATAATGTCTCTCGGTATTACGATGGTTTATTGGCTATATGTGCGATTGATTCCTTGTATTTTGTCCGGTTGCGCTTGAGCAGTATAGTTTTAGAAGAGGTTGTAGATAAGTGATATTTTTCAGTGTCAATGTGGCTGTACTTGTTGTTGCAAGTGTATTGATTACCTCAGGTATTGTGATGGGTAACTTAGCTTTTCGCTCTGGCCTGGGAGTGAAGCGCTGGACTATGATAGGACTTATCTTAGGCCCTGTGGGTTACCCACTACTCAATACCCATAAGCGGTTTGCGATGAAGCGTGCAGTTGGCAGAAGAGCGAGTACGATAAGGCTATAGGGCCATGCGAGCTTGTTAGCTTGCACTTATGCAAGAAAAGATTGGATATAAAAATAGATTGGATATAGTAAGAGATAGAAACTAAAAAGGAGCCAATAGGCTCCTTTTTTGATCTGTATATTATTGGTTTAACTTAGTTCCACCAAACCTTCGCAGAAATGACTTCCAGATGATCTAACCCTTCAGGTAACTGAACTTTCTTACGCTCTGGCTTTTGGGTTAGGCCTAGTGCTTTCTTGATTGAATCAAACATAATAATTCTCCTTAGACCTTAAGCAATTGCAGAGTTGATGAATTTAACGTGAGGGTATCCGCCAGCAACCTCTAATGGCTTGAACTTAACATGAGGGTAGCCGCCAGCAAGCTCTAATGGCTTGAACTTAACGTGAGGGTAGCCGCCAGCAAGCTCTAATGGCTTGAATTTTACGTGAGGGTATCCGCCAGCAAGTTCTAATGGCTTGAACTTAACGTGAGGGTATCCGCCAGCAAGCTCTAATGGCTTGAATTTAACGTGTGGGTAACCGCCTGCAACTTCTAGTGGCTTAAACTTAACGTGAGGATAGCCGCCTGCAACTTCCAGTGGCTTAAACTTAACGTGAGGGTAGCCGCCAGCAAGCTCTAATGGCTTGAACTTAACGTGAGGGTAGCCACCAGCAAGCTCTAACGGCTTGAACTTAACGTGAGGGTATCCGCCAGCAAGCTCTAATGGCTTGAATTTAACGTGTGGGTAACCACCTGCAATCTCGACAGAACTCTCTAGCTTTGTAGCTTGTACATTTGAGAGAAGGTCTTGACTTGGATTAATCGTAGGAGTGTCAAACGCCATTGTAGAAGTTGAAAATACAAGGGCAGTAGTCGTAGCTAATACTTTAATCATTTTATTCTTCTCTCAAGTTCTGGGACATCCACGTGATGTTCCAAGTTAGTAGGTATGTCATTTTTTTTGACACTTGAGAGAGTTGTTGCAGTTGTTATGCCAGCTTTTGTTTTTCTCGCGGATTTTATTGGGTAAATGTTATCTTACATTGCTTTCGAGCTCTTTTGTACTAAGTCAGGCTCGATAAATTCTTTGTGTAACAGCGTGGTGAACTGCGATTCAGTTACAGCCCTGCTAAATATAAATCCTTGTATTTCTTCGCATTTTAACGCCTTTAAAATGCTTAGCTGTGAAGCGTCTTCCACCCCTTCACCGACAACCGAGAGGCCCATGTTGTGTGCGATAGTGATGATCGAGTCGACCATCTTGAGGTCTCTGTCTGATTTGTCTATATCATCGACAAAAGCCTTATCTATCTTCAGCGTATGGATCGGAAAGCGTTTCAAGTAAGAAAGTGAAGAGTAACCGGTACCAAAATCATCTAACGCCAGGCTAACCCCCATCTTAGCGAGCTGCTGCATCACCTTGATGGCCTTCTCCGGCTGTTTTATGACGGTCCCTTCGGTAATTTCCAGCTCCAAATTGGCTGCGGGTAGCTGAGTTAGACGTAAAATTGACTCTATTCGCTGTTGAAGGTCGGGAAGAGCGAACTGATATGAAGATAAATTGACGGCAACGCGTCCATCGAAGATTCCTTGACTCCGCCATTTTTGTGCCGCGAAGCAGGCTTTCTTCATCACTAAGTCCCCAATTTCAACGATTAAGCCATTCTCCTCGGCCAGAGGAATGAACTCACTCGGGGGGATCAGTCCCTGCTCGGGGTGATTAAGACGCACTAACGCTTCCATGCCCGCCATTTTTCCGGACTTGAGGTCAATTTTAGGCTGGTAGTAGACTTCAAACAGATCATCACGCAAGCCTTCGCGGATCAGGTTTTCAACTTCGAGCTGTCGAATCGCGTTTCGGTTCAGCGATTCTGAATAGAACTGATAGCGATTACCGCCGCCTGACTTTGCGTGGTACATGGCAATATCGGCCTTACGCAGTAACGCTTGCTCGTTTTGATCATCTTCCGGATAGAGTACTATGCCTATACTTAAGCCTACTACTACCTTATCTGAGGTTAG
This window harbors:
- the fadI gene encoding acetyl-CoA C-acyltransferase FadI, encoding MSDRQQVTNARGDRIAIVTGLRTPFAKQATAFHGVSALDMGKMVVNEMLSRSELDPKQIEQLVYGQVVLMPAAPNIAREIVLGTGMDVATDAYSVTRACATSFQSTVNVAESIMTGNIEIGIAGGADSSSVVPIGVSKKLAHALIDLNKARSFGQKLAIIRRLGLKDLLPVPPAVAEFSTGLSMGQTAEQMAKTYNISRADQDALAHRSHSLATETWNAGHLTDEVMAAHVPPYKSFIDRDNNIRENSTIESYAKLRPAFDRKHGTVTAATSTPLTDGASAVLLMSESRAKALGYDPIGYIKSYAFSAIDVWEDMLMGPSYATPLALKRAGMELEDLTLIEMHEAFAAQTLANMQMFGSKKFAAEKLGRNRAIGEIDMSKFNVLGGSLAYGHPFAATGTRLITQVCRELKRRGGGTGLTTACAAGGLGAAMIVEVE
- a CDS encoding AAA family ATPase produces the protein MPLSRFHALREYLNKVILGQPVLTENLLIALIADGHLLVEGPPGLAKTRAVKALCDGVEGDFHRIQFTPDLLPADLTGTDIYRAQTGTFEFEAGPIFHNLILADEINRAPAKVQSALLEAMGEGQVTVGKNSYPLPDLFLVMATQNPLENEGTYPLPEAQLDRFLMHLNLDYPSAETEFEIMRMSRKEALKQAAPSVEPIIQKDIFEAREESLEIYLAEPLEKYIVDIVMATRQPERYSDDLAKWLEYGVSPRATLSLERCARARAWLNERDFVSPEDIQAVAPNVLRHRLLLSYQAQAEGVSRDQVISHILSQVAVP
- the fadJ gene encoding fatty acid oxidation complex subunit alpha FadJ, with amino-acid sequence MEKTFNLARREDGIAILTMDVPGETMNTLRAEFGPEINQVLAEIKADSSIKGLVLISGKKDSFVAGADISMLDACKTAADAKQLSQQGHVVFNELESLKIPVIAAINGACLGGGLELALACHQRVCSLNSKTMMGVPEVQLGLLPGGGGTQRLPRLVGITTALDMMLTGKQLRPKQALKMGLVDDVVPESILLETAVEMALKGKRAPKKVKKSLVTRLLEGTPPGRNIIFDQAGKQVEKKTHGNYPAPAKIIDCVRQGMAKGLTKGLEVEANHFADLVVSKESEALRSIFFGTTEMKKETGAGDVEPRKVHKAMVLGGGLMGGGIASVTTTKAKIPARVKDISEQGLSNALSYAYKLLDKGVKRRHMTPAVRDNLMSLMTTTTEYKGIKDADIVVEAVFEDLKLKHQMVKDVERECGENTIFASNTSSLPISQIAEAASRPENVIGLHYFSPVEKMPLVEVIAHEKTSAETIATTVAFARKQGKTPIVVQDGAGFYVNRILALYMNEAAQLLLEGQSVEHLDKALVKFGFPVGPMTLLDEVGIDVGAKISPILESELGERFKAPAAFDKLLADDRKGRKNGKGFYLYGSKAKQRFKKKAKLVDESVYAVLGLTPTSTDSNNDSQDVAQRCVVQMLNEAVRCLEEGIIASPRDGDIGAIFGIGFPPFLGGPFHYIDSMGAAELVAVLETYQAKFGDRFTPCDRLKEMAENGLSFFE